One window from the genome of Salvelinus fontinalis isolate EN_2023a chromosome 3, ASM2944872v1, whole genome shotgun sequence encodes:
- the LOC129836469 gene encoding melanin-concentrating hormone receptor 1-like has protein sequence MDFYNVSVLYDNTSPVAGNSSEASTGGGHDAYYNNAILPTIFGIICFLGIMGNCMVIYTILKKTKCRAKQTVPDIFIFNLSIVDLLFLVGMPFLIHQLMGNGSWCFGATMCTVITALDSNSQIVSTYILTVMTLDRYLATVHPIRFNYVRTPCVATSVIILVWTLSLLTIIPVWMYAGLMPLPGDLVGCALLLPDPSTNIYWFTLYQFVLAFALPLLIICVVFFKILKHMATSVAPLPPRSLRVRTKKVTRMAVAICLAFFICWAPYYILQLVHVGVQNPSPAFSYAYNIAISMGYINSCINPFLYIVLSDTFKRQLIVAMRPVHRKFRVNPTSTTEGSVSLRLTTDRPQQDQSFRELLPANMADH, from the exons ATGGATTTCTATAATGTGTCGGTTTTGTATGATAACACCTCGCCGGTTGCAGGGAACTCATCTGAAGCTTCAACAG GTGGGGGTCATGATGCCTACTACAACAACGCCATCTTGCCCACCATATTTGGCATCATCTGTTTCCTGGGCATTATGGGTAACTGCATGGTCATCTACACCATCCTGAAGAAGACCAAGTGCCGCGCCAAGCAGACCGTCCCCGACATCTTCATCTTCAATCTGTCCATCGTCGATCTCCTCTTCCTCGTCGGTATGCCCTTTCTCATCCACCAGTTGATGGGCAACGGCTCGTGGTGCTTTGGCGCCACTATGTGCACAGTCATCACCGCGCTGGACTCCAACAGCCAGATCGTGAGCACCTACATCCTCACAGTCATGACTTTGGACCGCTACCTGGCCACTGTCCACCCTATCCGCTTCAACTACGTTCGGACGCCGTGCGTGGCAACCTCGGTTATCATTCTAGTATGGACGCTGTCTTTGCTGACCATCATCCCTGTGTGGATGTACGCGGGCCTCATGCCTCTGCCTGGTGACCTGGTGGGCTGTGCCCTGCTACTTCCCGATCCGTCTACCAACATCTACTGGTTCACACTCTACCAGTTTGTCCTGGCTTTCGCTCTGCCTCTCCTCATCATCTGTGTGGTCTTTTTCAAGATCCTCAAGCACATGGCCACCAGCGTGGCCCCCTTGCCCCCCAGGAGCCTGAGGGTGCGCACCAAGAAAGTAACCCGTATGGCGGTGGCCATCTGCCTGGCTTTCTTCATCTGCTGGGCCCCTTACTACATCCTCCAGCTGGTTCACGTTGGAGTCCAGAACCCCAGCCCAGCCTTCTCCTACGCCTACAACATAGCCATTAGCATGGGCTACATTAACAGCTGCATCAATCCATTCCTCTACATTGTGTTGAGTGACACCTTCAAGAGGCAGCTCATCGTGGCCATGCGGCCGGTCCACAGGAAGTTCCGGGTCAACCCCACCAGCACCACGGAGGGTAGTGTTAGTCTGAGATTGACCACTGACAGACCCCAGCAGGATCAGAGCTTCAGGGAGCTGCTGcctgccaatatggccgaccactGA